From a single Flavobacterium sp. genomic region:
- a CDS encoding rhodanese-like domain-containing protein: MTNLDQNTWWSQFSQDENGVILDVRTEDEFNDGFIPGAINIDIYKGQGFIYRVEELDKSKNYYVYCAAGVRSANACNAMEQLGFENTFNLLGGFSNWEGPTE; the protein is encoded by the coding sequence ATGACAAACTTAGATCAAAACACGTGGTGGAGCCAGTTTTCGCAAGATGAAAATGGTGTTATACTAGATGTTCGTACCGAAGATGAATTTAACGATGGTTTTATTCCAGGCGCAATAAATATCGACATTTATAAAGGACAAGGTTTTATCTATAGAGTAGAGGAGTTAGATAAATCGAAAAACTACTATGTGTATTGTGCGGCTGGAGTACGAAGTGCCAACGCTTGTAATGCCATGGAACAATTAGGTTTTGAAAACACCTTTAATTTACTAGGTGGTTTTTCTAATTGGGAAGGACCAACAGAATAA
- a CDS encoding NAD(P)H-dependent oxidoreductase, translating to MTNFIENQKWRYATKKFDATKKVSDADLETLKEAIQLSTSSYGLQLYKVFIIENPEVRAKLQPASWGQSQIVDASHLLVFANIVDVQENHIDEYVQNIATTRGLSVEDLKGYSDFMKSKIVPLPVDKKSVWTSKQTYLALANLMNAAAELKIDVTPMEGFEPEQYNEILGLNALGLNASLVAAVGYRHEEDATQHYAKVRKSKEELFTTI from the coding sequence ATGACAAATTTTATAGAAAATCAAAAATGGCGTTATGCTACGAAAAAATTCGATGCTACTAAAAAAGTTTCGGATGCTGATTTAGAAACCTTGAAAGAAGCAATTCAATTGAGTACTTCTTCTTATGGTTTACAATTATACAAAGTATTCATCATCGAAAATCCTGAAGTTAGAGCAAAATTACAACCAGCTTCTTGGGGACAATCGCAAATTGTAGATGCTTCTCACCTATTAGTTTTTGCTAATATTGTGGATGTTCAAGAAAATCATATTGATGAATATGTTCAAAACATTGCTACTACAAGAGGGTTATCAGTAGAAGATTTAAAAGGTTATTCTGACTTTATGAAATCGAAAATTGTACCATTACCCGTAGATAAAAAATCGGTTTGGACATCAAAACAAACTTATTTAGCGTTAGCAAACTTAATGAATGCAGCTGCTGAACTTAAAATTGATGTTACTCCAATGGAAGGTTTTGAACCTGAACAATACAACGAAATTTTAGGATTAAACGCTTTAGGATTAAACGCATCATTAGTTGCAGCAGTAGGATATCGTCATGAAGAAGATGCTACGCAACATTATGCAAAAGTTAGAAAATCAAAAGAAGAATTATTTACTACTATTTAA
- a CDS encoding MarR family winged helix-turn-helix transcriptional regulator translates to MRIEEIIKPNTPMAMEKKTLLNVMYTENVISEKFNELLKPFDLSPEQFNVLRILRGQKGKPANMCMIQERMIAKTSNTTRLVDKLLLKELVLREVCPINRRKMEITITEKGLQLLLQLDPLVEAHERYFSKNLTTAELELLNELLEKFRN, encoded by the coding sequence ATGAGAATAGAAGAAATCATAAAACCAAATACTCCAATGGCAATGGAAAAGAAAACATTACTCAATGTAATGTATACTGAAAATGTCATTTCGGAAAAGTTTAATGAGCTATTAAAACCATTTGACCTTTCCCCAGAACAATTTAACGTATTACGTATTTTAAGAGGGCAAAAAGGAAAGCCTGCAAATATGTGTATGATTCAGGAACGCATGATTGCAAAAACAAGTAATACCACACGATTAGTTGACAAACTGTTATTAAAAGAATTAGTTCTTAGAGAAGTTTGCCCTATTAATCGAAGAAAAATGGAAATCACCATTACCGAGAAAGGTTTGCAATTATTACTTCAATTAGATCCCTTAGTTGAAGCTCATGAGCGCTATTTTTCAAAAAATTTGACTACTGCAGAATTAGAATTGTTAAACGAATTGCTTGAAAAATTTAGAAATTAA
- a CDS encoding DUF6958 family protein translates to MEEQKIQLKHPQGKKAVSINKDKYELLTTETVQYLTENKDGTFSEISQRIAQSLKDKKIIFDGSLNWYLEWVKLDLEARQIITRVPKTSPQKYTLTKSR, encoded by the coding sequence ATGGAAGAACAAAAAATACAACTCAAACATCCGCAGGGAAAAAAAGCTGTCAGCATAAACAAGGATAAGTATGAATTATTGACAACAGAAACAGTTCAATATTTGACTGAAAATAAAGACGGGACATTTTCAGAAATATCACAGAGAATTGCTCAAAGTTTAAAGGACAAAAAAATAATATTTGACGGCTCATTAAACTGGTATCTTGAATGGGTTAAACTTGACCTTGAAGCAAGACAAATCATTACAAGAGTTCCAAAGACATCACCACAAAAATATACACTGACAAAAAGCCGATGA
- a CDS encoding Crp/Fnr family transcriptional regulator: MSKCEQCIVRQFSSLKALNKEELLRMAECKTSYTIKKGEPIFEEGEVTNGIYCIKDGVCKLSKLSDNGKDQIVKLVKPGELLGQRSMISDEPANLSAVALEDMEVCFIPKSEVMQFFTKNNQFSMNVMKTICEDLKGADDHMVNMAQKTVRQRLAETLIYLEETFGKNEDGSLHIQLSREELAGMIGTATESCIRLLSDLNKSDHIELTGKKITLLDKNKLKRLT, translated from the coding sequence ATGAGTAAATGCGAACAATGTATTGTGAGGCAATTTAGTTCATTAAAGGCCTTAAATAAAGAAGAATTGCTACGCATGGCCGAATGCAAAACATCTTACACTATAAAAAAAGGAGAGCCCATTTTTGAAGAAGGTGAAGTAACTAATGGTATTTACTGTATAAAAGATGGTGTTTGCAAATTGTCTAAGTTAAGCGACAATGGAAAAGACCAAATCGTAAAACTAGTAAAACCAGGAGAATTATTAGGGCAACGATCAATGATTAGCGATGAACCTGCTAATTTAAGTGCTGTGGCTTTAGAAGACATGGAAGTTTGCTTTATTCCTAAAAGCGAAGTGATGCAGTTTTTTACAAAAAACAACCAGTTTTCGATGAATGTAATGAAAACGATTTGTGAAGATTTAAAAGGAGCCGATGATCATATGGTGAATATGGCACAGAAAACCGTACGCCAACGTTTAGCCGAAACCTTAATATATTTAGAAGAAACTTTTGGTAAAAACGAAGATGGTTCATTGCACATCCAACTATCCAGAGAAGAATTAGCCGGAATGATTGGCACCGCAACCGAAAGTTGTATTCGATTGTTATCCGACTTAAATAAATCAGATCATATTGAGTTAACGGGCAAAAAGATTACGCTGTTAGATAAAAATAAATTAAAACGATTAACATAA
- a CDS encoding DUF1801 domain-containing protein, with the protein MAKTKTTYTGQDVTDFINSYVDNDQKRVDSFQLIELMQEWSDSEPKMWGPSIIGFGNYHYKYPSGHEGDAPVLGFSPRKPALTLYVYSDTEKSKLALADLGKFKITKGCIYVKKLSDIKISALKELCIESIKYISEHHECSCRAK; encoded by the coding sequence ATGGCAAAGACAAAGACAACATACACAGGGCAGGACGTTACCGACTTTATAAACTCTTATGTTGACAACGACCAGAAAAGGGTTGACAGTTTTCAACTTATTGAGCTAATGCAAGAGTGGTCCGACTCTGAACCCAAAATGTGGGGACCGAGCATTATCGGTTTTGGTAATTATCATTACAAATACCCAAGCGGACACGAAGGAGATGCACCAGTTTTGGGCTTTTCACCAAGAAAACCAGCACTTACACTTTATGTATATTCTGACACAGAGAAAAGTAAATTAGCATTAGCCGACCTTGGTAAATTCAAAATAACGAAAGGATGTATCTATGTAAAGAAACTTTCAGACATCAAAATATCGGCATTGAAAGAACTTTGCATCGAATCAATAAAATATATTAGTGAACATCACGAATGTTCTTGTAGAGCAAAATAA
- a CDS encoding YceI family protein, whose amino-acid sequence MKNFKSIALSLVAFVSFATTAQTKKVDAAKSTINWVGKKVTGAHEGTIAIKEGNLVFKGKKVVNGNFIVDMTTINTTDLSGKGKTNLDGHLKSDDFFGVEKFPTATLVFKTIGEKGNGVYAVTADLTIKGITHPIKFELTVAGNTAATTLKVDRTKYDIKYGSGSFFSDLGDKTISDEFELTVKLAF is encoded by the coding sequence ATGAAAAATTTCAAATCAATCGCTTTATCTCTTGTAGCTTTCGTATCATTCGCAACTACAGCACAAACTAAGAAAGTAGATGCTGCAAAAAGTACTATTAACTGGGTTGGTAAAAAAGTAACTGGCGCACACGAAGGAACTATTGCTATTAAAGAAGGAAATTTAGTATTCAAAGGAAAAAAAGTTGTTAACGGTAACTTTATTGTTGACATGACAACTATCAATACAACTGATTTATCTGGAAAAGGTAAAACAAACTTAGACGGACATTTAAAATCAGATGATTTCTTTGGTGTTGAAAAATTCCCAACAGCTACATTAGTTTTCAAAACTATTGGTGAAAAAGGAAATGGAGTTTACGCTGTAACTGCAGATTTAACTATTAAAGGAATTACACACCCAATCAAATTTGAATTAACAGTTGCTGGAAACACTGCTGCAACAACTTTAAAAGTTGACAGAACTAAATACGATATCAAATACGGTTCAGGTAGTTTCTTTTCTGATTTAGGAGACAAAACAATTAGCGACGAATTTGAATTAACTGTTAAGTTAGCGTTCTAA
- a CDS encoding heavy metal translocating P-type ATPase translates to MDTENCFHCGNEIIKKDEILFDDKKFCCNGCKTVYEIFSQNDLTCYYDFQAAPGATPQDIQGKYDFLDNEEIVSKLLEFQERTTHIVSLYIPHIHCSSCIWILENLQRLQPGINASQVNFGEKNVRVTFNPEQTSLKDIVYLLSSIGYEPYISLENFDEGKKKIDRSLIYKIGVAFFCFGNIMLLSFPEYFEVEEFWINQYRGFFRWLIFALSLPTFIYSASGYYVSAWKSIKSGMLNIDIPIALGIVVMFVRSTVDIIFDYGQGFFDSMAGLIFFMLLGKLFQKKTYDFLSFERDYKSYFPIAITKILPNGEEESVQVYEIEKGDRLLIRNQELIPVDGILISEKASIDYSFVTGEAVPIEKKSGDKVFAGGKQLGKVIEMEVLFSVSNSYLTQLWSNDVFQKRIEQQHKNITDRISRYFTPALLGLSIVSFIYWFFIDVTTAFNVFTAILIVACPCALALTAPFTLGNVLRILGNRKLYLKNALVVEQLAKVDTIVFDKTGTITTNKKTAITYEGTELNVSELKLLKNVLRGSNHPLSRRLYEFIPNQEKLETSSFEEIIGKGIFAEIDGNTVKLGSSQFLKTMTENTHKKTKVHVEINGVYKGSYVFNNQYRKGLEQLFDDLTKQYNLVVLSGDNDGERSILEKMLPAKTTLVFNQKPEQKLQFIEQLQKEGKNVMMVGDGLNDAGALAQSNLGLSISENVNVFSPACDGILDASQFDKIAFFMRYSKNAMKTIYMSFGLSLLYNVVGLSYAVTGKLDPIVAAIIMPLSTITIVSFVTIMTNLYARKRLVD, encoded by the coding sequence ATGGACACTGAAAATTGTTTCCATTGTGGTAATGAAATAATAAAAAAAGACGAAATTCTATTTGACGATAAAAAGTTTTGTTGCAATGGTTGTAAAACTGTGTACGAAATTTTTAGTCAGAACGATTTAACGTGTTATTATGATTTTCAGGCAGCACCCGGCGCCACACCACAAGATATTCAGGGCAAATATGACTTTTTAGACAATGAAGAAATTGTTTCAAAATTATTGGAATTCCAAGAGCGTACAACACATATTGTTTCACTCTACATTCCTCATATACACTGTAGTTCGTGTATTTGGATTCTGGAAAATTTACAAAGACTTCAACCAGGAATAAACGCTTCTCAAGTTAATTTTGGGGAGAAAAATGTCCGAGTTACGTTCAATCCAGAACAAACTTCCTTAAAAGATATTGTTTATCTATTGAGTTCAATTGGTTATGAACCTTACATCAGTTTAGAAAATTTTGATGAAGGGAAGAAAAAAATTGATCGAAGTTTAATCTATAAAATTGGAGTAGCCTTTTTCTGTTTTGGAAATATCATGCTGCTTTCGTTTCCCGAATATTTTGAAGTGGAGGAATTTTGGATTAATCAATACCGTGGATTTTTCCGTTGGTTGATTTTTGCTTTGTCGCTTCCTACTTTTATATATTCCGCTTCTGGTTATTATGTTTCCGCTTGGAAAAGTATTAAATCGGGCATGCTGAATATCGACATTCCAATTGCTTTAGGAATTGTAGTCATGTTTGTAAGAAGTACAGTTGATATTATTTTTGATTACGGTCAAGGTTTTTTCGATAGTATGGCGGGATTGATTTTCTTTATGCTTTTAGGGAAGTTATTCCAAAAGAAAACATACGATTTTCTTTCGTTTGAACGCGATTACAAATCCTATTTTCCAATTGCTATCACTAAGATTTTACCAAACGGAGAAGAAGAATCGGTTCAAGTTTATGAAATTGAGAAAGGAGACAGACTTTTAATTCGCAACCAAGAGCTAATTCCAGTAGATGGAATTTTAATTTCTGAAAAAGCTTCTATTGATTACAGTTTCGTAACAGGGGAAGCGGTTCCAATCGAGAAAAAATCAGGTGATAAAGTCTTCGCTGGCGGAAAACAATTGGGAAAAGTTATTGAAATGGAAGTTTTGTTTTCAGTATCAAATAGTTACTTGACTCAATTATGGAGTAACGATGTCTTCCAAAAACGCATAGAGCAACAACACAAAAATATTACCGATAGAATTAGTCGTTATTTTACACCAGCTTTATTGGGATTATCTATAGTTTCCTTTATTTATTGGTTTTTTATTGATGTTACTACTGCTTTCAATGTCTTTACAGCTATTTTAATTGTGGCTTGTCCGTGTGCTTTGGCTTTAACGGCTCCGTTTACGTTAGGAAATGTGTTGCGAATTTTAGGCAATCGAAAATTATACTTGAAAAATGCGTTGGTAGTCGAACAATTAGCCAAAGTAGATACCATTGTTTTCGATAAAACCGGAACGATTACAACCAATAAAAAAACAGCCATTACTTACGAAGGAACCGAATTAAATGTATCCGAATTAAAATTATTGAAGAATGTTTTACGAGGTTCAAATCATCCCTTAAGTAGAAGATTGTACGAGTTCATTCCGAATCAAGAAAAATTAGAAACTTCAAGCTTCGAGGAAATCATCGGAAAAGGAATTTTCGCTGAAATCGATGGAAATACAGTAAAGTTAGGTTCGTCACAATTCCTAAAAACCATGACCGAAAACACGCATAAGAAAACCAAAGTGCATGTTGAAATCAATGGAGTTTATAAAGGAAGTTACGTGTTCAATAACCAATACAGAAAAGGATTAGAGCAATTATTTGATGATTTAACGAAGCAATACAATTTAGTGGTTTTATCGGGCGATAATGATGGTGAACGTAGCATATTGGAAAAAATGTTGCCAGCAAAAACTACATTAGTATTCAATCAAAAGCCTGAGCAAAAATTACAATTTATTGAACAACTCCAAAAAGAAGGCAAAAATGTAATGATGGTAGGTGATGGGTTAAACGATGCTGGTGCTTTAGCTCAAAGTAATTTGGGATTGTCTATTTCAGAAAACGTAAATGTGTTTTCACCCGCCTGTGATGGTATTTTAGATGCATCTCAATTTGATAAGATAGCTTTTTTCATGCGTTATTCTAAAAACGCAATGAAAACAATTTACATGAGTTTTGGTCTTTCTTTATTATATAATGTAGTAGGATTAAGTTATGCAGTGACCGGTAAATTAGATCCAATTGTAGCGGCTATCATTATGCCATTGAGCACAATAACCATTGTTAGCTTTGTGACAATTATGACGAATTTGTATGCAAGAAAGCGATTAGTAGACTAA
- a CDS encoding tyrosine-type recombinase/integrase: MVTINKPVTLHWLRHSYATHLLESGTDLRYIQELLGHNSSKTTEIYTHVSTKNIQQIKSPFDDL, translated from the coding sequence TTGGTCACAATAAACAAACCTGTTACATTGCATTGGCTACGTCATAGCTATGCTACTCACTTATTAGAAAGTGGAACAGATTTAAGATACATACAAGAATTATTAGGGCATAATAGTAGTAAAACAACTGAAATATACACGCATGTGAGTACTAAAAACATTCAGCAAATTAAAAGTCCTTTTGATGATTTATAA
- a CDS encoding deoxyribodipyrimidine photo-lyase — MNIFWFRRDLRIEDNVGLFHAFNSNEEVLPIFIFDEIILSELPKDDARVSFIHEQLEKIQSELNKIGKSLAVFHGNPIEVFTKLISENKITAVYTNHDYEPYSRKRDKEMNQLFVSNGISFLTSKDQVIFEKSEVVKDDGTPYVVYTPYSKKWKENFRKIKLVHYPSEDKLDKITKHSYPFLSLDDIGFEKSSIKVSPFDVSENLIQNYEATRNFPALNKTSYLGIYLRFGAVSIRKMVGKAIAEKNETFWNELIWREFFMQILWHFPHTKNASFRPKYDAIIWESNEDLFQKWCQGKTGYPFVDAGMRELNATGHMHNRVRMIVASFLCKHLLIDWRWGETYFAQKLLDYEMASNVGNWQWAAGSGVDAAPYFRIFNPTEQIKKFDKDLKYIKKWIPELETQYYPNPIVDHKEAREKCLKVYKEAVG, encoded by the coding sequence ATGAACATTTTTTGGTTTAGACGCGATTTAAGAATAGAAGACAACGTAGGGCTTTTTCATGCTTTTAATAGTAATGAAGAAGTATTACCTATTTTTATTTTTGACGAAATTATTTTGTCGGAACTTCCAAAAGATGATGCTCGGGTTTCGTTTATTCACGAGCAATTAGAAAAAATTCAGTCGGAATTGAATAAAATTGGTAAATCGCTTGCTGTTTTTCATGGAAATCCAATTGAAGTTTTTACCAAATTAATTTCCGAAAATAAAATTACTGCGGTTTATACTAATCATGATTACGAACCTTACTCTCGTAAGCGCGATAAGGAAATGAATCAGTTGTTTGTTTCCAATGGCATTTCTTTTTTAACTTCTAAAGACCAAGTTATTTTTGAAAAAAGTGAAGTCGTAAAAGATGATGGAACGCCTTATGTAGTTTACACACCATATTCCAAAAAATGGAAAGAGAACTTCAGAAAAATTAAGTTAGTTCATTATCCATCGGAAGATAAATTGGATAAAATTACGAAACACTCCTACCCTTTTTTATCATTAGATGATATTGGTTTTGAAAAATCAAGTATTAAAGTTTCACCATTTGATGTTTCCGAAAATTTAATTCAGAATTACGAAGCTACTCGAAATTTTCCTGCTTTGAATAAAACCTCTTATTTGGGAATTTATCTCAGATTTGGTGCGGTTTCTATTCGAAAAATGGTTGGAAAAGCTATAGCTGAAAAAAACGAAACCTTTTGGAACGAATTAATTTGGCGCGAATTCTTCATGCAAATCTTATGGCATTTTCCACATACAAAAAATGCGAGTTTTAGACCAAAATACGATGCCATTATTTGGGAAAGCAATGAAGATTTATTTCAAAAATGGTGTCAAGGAAAAACAGGTTATCCTTTTGTTGATGCGGGAATGCGTGAATTAAATGCAACCGGACACATGCACAATCGCGTCCGTATGATTGTAGCAAGTTTCTTATGCAAACATTTACTAATCGATTGGCGTTGGGGCGAAACTTATTTTGCTCAAAAATTATTAGATTACGAAATGGCGAGTAATGTTGGAAATTGGCAATGGGCCGCAGGTTCAGGAGTTGATGCTGCTCCATATTTCCGAATTTTCAACCCAACCGAACAAATCAAGAAGTTTGATAAAGACTTAAAATATATTAAAAAATGGATTCCTGAATTGGAAACCCAATATTATCCAAACCCCATTGTAGATCACAAAGAAGCACGAGAAAAATGCCTAAAAGTCTACAAGGAAGCAGTTGGTTAA
- a CDS encoding DUF2911 domain-containing protein, producing MRKIIVMLALVIANFVMEAQVKTPQSSPLAKIEQVVGLTTVQVEYSRPSAKGRTVYGDLVPFGKMWRTGANANTTISFSEDVKVGGKDLKKGKYALFTFPKADSWDVIFYSDTNNWGLPENWNEANVALRVTVKPETLSKSVESFSIFLNNLTNDSGLIELSWERTMVSIPFTVPTQETAMKSIEKTLAGPSAGDYFSSAQYFYQTNGDMTKALSWVNSAISNSPKDKDVPFWYLRLKSLIQAKTGDKKGAIATAKESLALSVKAGNGDYEKMNKDSIAEWSK from the coding sequence ATGAGAAAAATTATTGTTATGTTGGCTTTAGTAATAGCCAATTTTGTTATGGAAGCGCAAGTTAAGACGCCTCAATCTAGTCCTTTAGCTAAAATTGAACAAGTGGTTGGTTTAACAACAGTTCAAGTTGAATATTCTAGACCAAGTGCAAAAGGAAGAACCGTATATGGTGATTTAGTTCCTTTTGGGAAAATGTGGAGAACAGGAGCAAATGCAAATACTACTATTTCATTCAGCGAAGATGTAAAAGTGGGTGGAAAAGATTTGAAAAAAGGTAAATATGCATTATTTACATTTCCAAAAGCAGATAGTTGGGATGTTATTTTTTATTCTGACACGAATAATTGGGGTTTACCTGAAAATTGGAACGAAGCTAATGTTGCTTTAAGAGTTACTGTAAAACCAGAAACATTAAGCAAATCTGTTGAATCTTTTTCAATTTTCTTAAATAATCTTACAAACGATTCTGGATTAATTGAATTATCTTGGGAAAGAACAATGGTATCTATTCCATTTACGGTTCCTACGCAAGAAACTGCAATGAAAAGTATTGAAAAAACATTAGCTGGGCCATCTGCAGGTGATTATTTTTCTTCAGCTCAATATTTTTATCAAACGAATGGAGATATGACTAAAGCATTATCTTGGGTAAACAGTGCAATTTCAAATTCACCTAAAGATAAAGATGTACCATTTTGGTATTTAAGATTAAAATCGTTAATTCAAGCAAAAACAGGTGACAAAAAAGGAGCTATTGCAACTGCAAAAGAATCTTTAGCGTTATCTGTGAAAGCAGGAAATGGTGATTATGAAAAAATGAATAAAGATAGTATTGCAGAATGGTCTAAATAA
- a CDS encoding SDR family oxidoreductase, whose amino-acid sequence MKNILLIGGSYGIGLAIAQELQNDNNIFVASRSNENLAGLNVTYIPFNASTDTLDTSKLPAVIDGLVYCPGSINLRPFRGLKPEAFEADLQINFISLVKVIQAVLPNLTAGEQSSIVLFSSVAASMGMPFHTSVAAAKGAIEGFAKALAAEYAPKIRVNVIAPSLTDTPLADKFLNNETKQEKSAERHPLKRFGKPEDSAQMASFLLSDKSSWISGQIFHVDGGMSTLLVNG is encoded by the coding sequence ATGAAAAACATATTATTAATAGGCGGATCTTACGGAATAGGATTAGCCATTGCTCAAGAACTTCAAAACGATAATAATATTTTTGTTGCATCTAGATCCAATGAAAATTTAGCAGGATTGAATGTTACTTATATTCCGTTTAATGCTTCAACTGATACTTTAGATACATCAAAATTACCTGCTGTAATTGATGGTTTGGTTTATTGTCCGGGTAGCATTAATTTACGTCCGTTTAGAGGATTAAAACCAGAAGCTTTTGAAGCCGATTTACAAATTAACTTCATAAGTTTAGTAAAAGTAATTCAAGCTGTTTTACCGAATTTAACAGCGGGTGAACAATCGAGCATTGTGCTTTTTAGTAGTGTTGCTGCTTCAATGGGAATGCCATTTCATACTAGCGTGGCAGCGGCTAAAGGAGCTATTGAAGGTTTTGCAAAAGCATTAGCAGCCGAATATGCTCCAAAGATTAGAGTAAACGTAATTGCACCCTCATTAACCGACACACCATTAGCTGATAAATTCTTAAACAACGAAACCAAACAAGAAAAGTCAGCCGAGCGCCATCCGTTAAAACGATTTGGAAAACCAGAAGACAGCGCCCAAATGGCAAGCTTTTTATTAAGTGATAAAAGCAGTTGGATTTCAGGACAAATTTTCCATGTAGATGGCGGAATGTCAACATTATTAGTAAACGGCTAA
- a CDS encoding SRPBCC family protein, whose translation MKIYRLHTKQNLPITIDQAWELLSDPKNLQKITPEYMGFKILSGADRPMYPGQIIQYIVTPVLGIPAKWVTEITHVVDKQYFVDEQRFGPYALWHHKHFIKEIPGGVEMEDIVDYKVPMGIIGQLVHPFLVKPKLNEIFEYRRKKLIEMFG comes from the coding sequence ATGAAAATATACCGTTTACATACCAAACAAAATTTACCCATTACTATAGACCAAGCGTGGGAATTACTTTCAGATCCAAAAAACCTTCAAAAAATCACACCTGAATATATGGGTTTCAAAATTTTATCAGGTGCTGATAGACCGATGTATCCAGGACAAATTATTCAATATATCGTTACACCTGTATTAGGAATTCCTGCTAAATGGGTAACCGAAATAACACATGTAGTTGATAAACAGTATTTTGTAGATGAGCAACGCTTTGGACCCTATGCGTTGTGGCATCACAAACACTTTATAAAAGAAATTCCCGGCGGCGTGGAAATGGAAGATATTGTAGATTATAAAGTTCCTATGGGAATTATTGGACAATTGGTTCATCCGTTTTTAGTAAAACCTAAATTGAATGAAATCTTCGAATACAGAAGAAAAAAATTAATCGAAATGTTTGGATAA
- a CDS encoding SIMPL domain-containing protein, with amino-acid sequence MKTQVSYLNGKINWIIVALVFTFSVAQAQISGNQVYGNNRYNENNYNQNGLPNNTVVSINDNHLTVTVKMLLNKKADGFVITLGLNQEDETVSGCSKKINARIDGFLDKIKALGIKKDNCYIDFISQTKIYDFNVNLETAQQIDKGFEIKKNIIITTSNANSLEKLITIASDFEIHDIIKVEYFNNDTNAIHNSLFDEALVLAETKKMRYMKSFGKRIIGTPTATEEFATVFPKTQYKMYQAFESAEIETNQNNRNQYLKKIARKNKTFYYDGISAAGFDKVINPNQTEVGIQYVLTLTMAYKIDTSI; translated from the coding sequence ATGAAAACACAAGTTTCTTATTTAAACGGAAAAATCAACTGGATTATTGTAGCTTTAGTATTCACATTTAGTGTTGCTCAAGCTCAAATTAGCGGCAATCAAGTCTATGGAAATAATCGCTACAACGAGAACAATTACAATCAGAATGGTTTGCCTAATAATACGGTTGTTTCTATCAATGACAATCATTTAACAGTTACCGTAAAAATGTTGCTTAATAAAAAAGCTGACGGATTTGTAATTACATTGGGATTGAATCAAGAAGACGAAACAGTTTCGGGTTGTAGCAAAAAAATAAATGCTCGAATTGATGGATTTTTAGATAAAATAAAAGCATTGGGAATAAAAAAAGATAACTGCTACATCGATTTTATTTCGCAAACCAAAATTTATGATTTTAATGTCAATTTAGAAACCGCACAACAAATTGATAAGGGTTTTGAAATCAAAAAGAACATCATTATTACTACTTCCAATGCCAATAGTTTGGAAAAATTAATTACAATAGCTTCCGATTTTGAAATTCATGACATCATAAAAGTCGAATATTTTAATAATGACACGAATGCGATTCACAATTCACTTTTTGATGAAGCATTGGTTTTAGCCGAAACAAAAAAAATGAGATATATGAAATCCTTTGGAAAGCGAATCATTGGTACACCAACAGCAACAGAAGAATTTGCAACGGTTTTCCCAAAAACGCAATACAAAATGTACCAAGCTTTTGAATCGGCAGAAATTGAAACCAATCAAAACAACAGAAACCAATACCTAAAGAAAATCGCACGAAAAAACAAAACCTTCTACTACGACGGAATTTCAGCTGCTGGTTTTGATAAAGTCATTAATCCTAACCAAACAGAAGTTGGTATTCAATATGTATTAACGCTTACGATGGCGTATAAAATTGATACTTCGATTTAA